One window of the Rhipicephalus sanguineus isolate Rsan-2018 chromosome 2, BIME_Rsan_1.4, whole genome shotgun sequence genome contains the following:
- the LOC119381637 gene encoding uncharacterized protein LOC119381637: MRCVDFLCYCPLPFELRGNGDCLAPKPNLGKLIAAVTPTTLLFIVVAGIGGAFIFRRLFPGDDKKTPTAIASRRPDQKYMTSSYTARSKVPTTSISVRSGPLKSLRPKKPNSTASNNRTNAPSPTFPSTRLLRVPPDQLRPDAFSPGPTSTTTAMRMSSFTPPVPFAKSSQMLDKSSARSTAQPQPSRLSTTQLMNKILSSSADSSDEDNIVVRVFEDYTSASQSKSSRSPQRTSLPFTAAVMQPREVLPFRNSDGSSLPIEWGTSSDRDRQGSLAVTTGGKQGVSKKGLEDDDPSGKLLFSSFRQSKNVTFLDDVSPVSGAGRLQMDEGETPGQLTAKRSMTFPEQDRSMKTGSLKAETRWLCQNGLVPDTAADGTSSGHQRPRKSEPAYPEEAHTTAGVKSDEGDNRVEHRRGQLLSRGERNRLGLGTPFVGPEEGSLAESASIPLSFLSSCSPSFEVLPKPDIGVGLFSEALLQSAEENEVSADAISQEKQDASLVADFMAAIMHGESSSDGAAATAPSGATVPRDINDVDEVPAGAAKKEVEGTRVAAALRVPSSEQKVVQPPRLSSPSVGEHVASAAVKQAPRGS, translated from the exons ATGCGATGCGTCGATTTCCTCTGCTACTGTCCACTGCCTTTCGAGCTGCGTGGAAACGGTGACTGTCTGGCCC CGAAACCGAACTTGGGCAAACTGATTGCTGCGGTGACGCCGACCACGCTTTTATTCATCGTCGTGGCTGGCATCGGAGGCGCATTTATATTTCGAAG GCTCTTTCCCGGCGACGACAAGAAAACCCCCACTGCCATCGCTTCTCGGCGACCAGACCAGAAGTACATGACCTCTTCGTATACAGCGCGCAGCAAAGTGCCGACCACTTCCATTTCGGTGCGTAGCGGACCTCTGAAATCGTTGCGGCCGAAGAAGCCGAACTCGACCGCTTCCAACAACAGGACCAATGCCCCGTCACCAACGTTCCCCTCGACGCGCCTGCTTCGCGTGCCACCGGACCAGTTGCGCCCGGACGCCTTCTCTCCGGGACCCACGAGCACGACGACGGCGATGAGGATGTCGAGCTTCACGCCTCCGGTGCCTTTCGCAAAGTCGTCCCAGATGCTGGACAAGTCGTCCGCACGTTCCACGGCGCAGCCGCAGCCGTCAAGACTGTCGACAACGCAGCTGATGAACAAGATTCTCTCGTCAAGCGCTGATAGTTCCGACGAGGACAACATCGTCGTGCGTGTTTTCGAAGACTACACGTCCGCCTCGCAGTCGAAGTCGTCGAGGTCGCCGCAGAGGACGTCCCTGCCATTTACAGCGGCCGTTATGCAGCCGCGCGAGGTCCTTCCGTTCCGAAATAGTGACGGTTCTTCACTGCCCATCGAATGGGGAACGTCGTCCGACCGGGATCGTCAAGGGAGTTTAGCAGTGACTACTGGAGGCAAGCAAGGTGTCTCAAAGAAGGGCTTAGAAGATGATGACCCATCGGGAAAGCTGCTGTTCTCCTCCTTCCGCCAGAGCAAGAACGTCACATTCCTGGACGACGTCTCGCCAGTGTCCGGGGCCGGTCGCTTACAAATGGACGAAGGGGAGACGCCCGGACAGTTGACGGCCAAGCGTAGCATGACCTTTCCAGAACAAGACCGTAGTATGAAGACCGGCTCGCTAAAAGCGGAGACGCGTTGGTTGTGTCAGAACGGGTTGGTTCCCGACACCGCAGCGGACGGGACTTCCAGCGGACACCAGCGGCCTCGGAAGTCGGAGCCTGCTTACCCTGAAGAGGCTCACACCACCGCGGGTGTCAAAAGCGACGAGGGCGATAACAG AGTAGAGCATCGTCGTGGCCAGTTATTGTCGCGCGGTGAGCGCAACCGCCTCGGCCTGGGCACTCCCTTCGTGGGGCCCGAGGAAGGCTCCCTGGCGGAGTCTGCCTCCATCCCGCTCTCCTTTCTGTCGTCCTGTTCGCCCAGCTTCGAAGTGCTGCCCAAACCGGACATCGGCGTCGGCCTGTTCTCTGAAGCACTGCTTCAGAGTGCGGAAGAAAACGAAGTTTCTGCGGACGCCATCTCCCAGGAAAAGCAGGATGCCAGTCTCGTGGCAGATTTCATGGCGGCCATCATGCACGGAGAGTCTTCGAGCGACGGCGCCGCAGCGACGGCGCCCAGCGGGGCCACGGTACCACGTGACATAAATGACGTCGATGAAGTCCCAGCCGGTGCGGCCAAGAAGGAGGTGGAGGGGACGCGTGTTGCCGCTGCGCTGCGCGTTCCGTCCTCCGAACAAAAAGTGGTCCAGCCACCGAGACTTTCATCACCTTCCGTTGGAGAGCATGTGGCGTCGGCTGCCGTAAAACAAGCACCCAGAGGTTCGTAA